TAAGGGAAGGGGGAGGTAAGCTTTGCTCAGCAAACTTTATAGCTATATGCCCCGGGCCTTCTCGGAGGATCATTGGTTCATCCTGCTATGCCCCGGGCCCTTTTGCTCTTTTGACGTAAAAAAAAAGGTGCCCGGCCATTCATCTAGGCCCAGGAATCTGCTGGACATCTCAGCGGCGGGATTGGATATCCGCATCCGATCGAAGTTCCATTTTAGTGCCCCCTAAAACAAAGGAGAGCTATTTCTAGGTGGGTCGCTTTGTGCAAGACATTTCTTAGGACCAACGAGTCACACGACAGGTGCACGATCTACTTTGCATGCTCCATCCTTCGGCCCTTCGCCTATCAGCTTGGCAGGTAAGCTACCTTGATCCGTCTTTGGCTTCGATTCATTATGCTCAGCAGCTCCAACAAGCCCTAAAGTCTCTTTCCACCTAAAACTCTGCTAAGAAAGCGCTGCTTTACGTTTGATCCTATGTGCCCAGAGAATGCTATGCGTTCTCCACTTTCGGACCTCGCAAAGAGAGAACATGTTTTTTCCTCTAAGTTTCTCTCTCATTCGCGGAGCGAGGAAAGCGGGCTTTGCCCTAGCTACTGCTATCCTTGGGAAACCAAAAGAGCTATCGAAGGAAAGGGATGCTATCTCTCCAAAGGCCTTTGGAGAGGAGAAGGCAGAGAAGAAAACGTCATTCGCGCAAGTTTTTTTTGCTTCCTGCGCACTTACTAGTAAAGGGGCTCTTTAACCAAGGAGGCATTTTGGTAGAAAGGCCGACCACTACATAAGCTGCCATCAATCCAGGAGAGTAGCAAGCTACCTTTATTTGATCCACCTTCCCGGGCAGGGAAGAGAATGAAAATAGGGCGCGGATGGTGGTTGTGGTAGGTTCGAGGATCTTACGTGGCGGAGCAAACTCCTCTATTGTGTTGCATTTCGTTTGGCGGCATAGCTGTAGTTGCACATCCTCAATCCATTGTACTGGAGCGATTTAAGAAGAATGATTAGGGTCATATTCTATCCTTTCTACAATGCCCATAGATTAAGTGCTTTGTTTCAGATCAATTCTTCGCTGCAATCGCTTCGATCCACCCCCTCGGTGAAAAACCGTAATACGCTCTGAGGAATTCCTACCAGCGGACTTCCCTGTACTCAAAGTGAATTGTCTAAGTGCTCTATCCTCTTGGATTTGTCTCATTTTATATCTTGTAATCATTTGATTCCATCCGAATCATCTCATACTCCTactccttcttctccttcatcGTCATTGGTCCTTTTGACATAACATTCTCAGCCGCCTCCGGTCCAGTAGGAAAGAAACCTATAGCCGGTGACTAGCTTTGCTGTGGAGCTACGTGTACACCGCCACCTCAAGACTCTCATTCGAAAGTGACCACCAGAGTCCTAAAAGCATTCGTTCTCTTTCTTATATACGATACCCACCAAAAGATCGAATTCCTCTGTATTCTCTTCCTTAGCAGTTTCTTCTCGAAGATTGGTCAACGACTTTGACAGCCTTTCCTTCACACAAGGTCTCTCGAGCTTTCTCCCCTGCTTAGGACAGTAAGGGGAAGTAGCGATATTCTGATTCCTTCATGGGGAATCAACGAAGGCAGCTGCTCCAACAGCTTTAGTACTTAGTTAACGCCCCAGCTCTTATCCCACCGATGAGTAGGTAGATGCAGTAAGCCAACTCCTTTCCTTCTTGCTAACAGGGCATTCTATGCCATCTTCATTCCCTTCCTTGCTTTGAGGAGCATGTCGAATAGTCAAGGGTTTGAGATATTTCCTATTCCTGGAATTAGCCACCCCCCTTGTCTTGATTCTCCTCTTGTCTCTTCTTTGACCATTGGCAATTGACTTATTTCATTTTTCCGAGTATTCCCACATTGGTTGAGAAATTCCTTTTGAAGAACTTTCTAGTAATCCAGTAATTAATAAAGGCAATCGATGGGGATATTCAAAGCATCTAGGAAGAAAGGACGATCGGTTACTCTAGCAACGGATATTGCTAAAACAGCGGATACGTTCTAAACTGATTCTTTCACAACTTATTATATCACCCTCGGTTCACTTCACTCTCTAAAGGCGAATTAAGACTAAGGCTACTCTCGGGAGGCAAGGAAAAATATATTCAATCAACCAAGCAAAGAACCGATACCACTACCACAGTCTTCATTAAGACAACAGGAAAGAAGAGAGTCAAGACAGAAAGCTAAGACAGTCATCCAGGCATTGGTTACAGACAGGCAGACCAGAGATCGAAAGAGTCAAAGCCAAGGAGAAATCCTGGGAAAGGGAAAGCTAAGAAGACCGTATTCATGTGAAACTGATTCAATAGGACCGGTTATGAACCCAACAGTGGATATGAGTCTCATACTAAACCACCAGAAGCTCTCACAGCGTCAAGGCAAAGAATCACTCCTATTGGAAGAAGAGCGTTTACGATCAGAGCTAGAAGAGTGGGAGAGAATGAAATAGCATAGCTACTTCTGCGCATGACTATCTTCTCCTATTGATTAATGTCCTTCAAAGAGCGTATTCTATTCCTTCTGTCCGTGGGTGTAGGACTGGTACACTCCTTCCCTTCCTCAcaactccttcttcttctttcacaACAACCATGGCATGAGATGCTTATTATAGGAATCATCTTTTTCACTCACCATCAACAGGAAAGGATAGTGTGGCATACTATTATATACGATGAATGTGTAGCTAGGAAAGCAGTTACTTCTGAACTTTCCAACTTCAGCTAGCTGATTGGTTTACTATTGGCTTTCAACCCTTGGACAGCTATCCTTGGCATGCGTGCTACTGGCCCGCCTACTAAACTCCAACTATCCTGCTACCAAGCTTTCTCTCTTTACTCGCCTAAGGGTTCACTAAGAAATATTGCtacaaaaacaaaaggaaagaGTATATACACCCATAAATCGTAGACCGGAACTGCCCTCGCCTACCTGCATTGACTTCCTTGCCTTACGAAAAGCATTTCAAAAGTTGCATTTTCCCACATCAAAAGACAGATATTAGTTCTAAAAAATCCCCAATTGGATAAGGCAAAGCGAGGGGGAGAGCATGAAACCATTCTATCACAGAAGGAGCCCGGGCATGTAAGTGCTATGGATAGCTAGCCTTGCATAAGAGACAAGAAAGAGGCTGACTAGGACCGATGGGAGGGAGCTGGCTTGCTTTCCTGACTAACTTGGTTTCCTCCCTAATTGGCTTTCTTGCTTGGAATGATTTCCCGAAGGAAAGGACTTAGCGCTTGAAACTCCTAGCTCAACTAGCACTTCGCGTAGTGGCAGGGTAGAAGGACTAATTCATTCTATTGGGCCCTAGAGGAGCTATATACTCTAGTTAGTCAGTTTCCTCGCTACTCCTTTGTCTTGGAGGAAGGGGAGATAATGACATTGAAACAACAACGTATTCTTGGCAAGATCCGATCGGAAATAGCCATAGAAGAATTATAGGAAGGATATCTCTTATCAATATTCAAATCGTCTCTTTTTCACAATCGCCGATCGAAAGAGGGCAACCATGGCAAGCAAGATACGAATAAAGCTATCTTTCACAATAGGAGATAATACTTAATTGAAGTCCACATCCTCTCTTTGACTATAGCCCTTTGCAACCAAGCGTGCGAGGAATTATTGATTCAAAGGCTATGCTCCTGAAGGCCTTTGAAACTCTCTCAAATAGGGTTCTAGCAGAGACCGCTGAAACTCGTGTTTTAATGCCTGCCTACTGCTGCATGTAGTAAGGACTTTCCTGGGTGTAATGGATGGAATACATTGATAGAGGCATATGAATATGTTATCCCAATAGTCACGATATTCATCACCTCTATTAGGAATAGCAGGCAATCTCAGATTAGGATAAGGATTCGCAGCGAGACATATATTGAATTAACAGAGGAAGGACGAAGTAaggcaagtttttttttttatccctAGTGATCTATCTCACTTGGCTAATATCTTTGCTATTCCTTTCAGATCATCGTGAACGATTGAGTTAAAGCCCATGCATGACCAATATCAATGGGTTGGGATCTCTTCTTGGAAGAAAGACGAAGCAGAGATCATTCTATTCAAGAAAGAATGAAAAATATAAGAATTCGAGTGACTCATAGGGGAAAATCCAGATTCTTCCAAACAAGTTCTCAAGCAAGACAAGCCCCAGGTAGTGGACATAACTAACATCACTGCCAGACTCAATCCATAGAATCAGTTTCATCTCCAAGAAAGTCTTCCTTCATTGCTGCCCTTACCCGCCCGTTAACTAAAACAAATCTTTAGTAATGAGTTCTCTTTTTCCTACTACATGAGATCGGGAATAGTTTCCGAGATTGATCCTACCTAAGAAATAGGACCGTGCTTTGCTGAAATTTTTTTGCTCTAAGAATTTAGTTTGTCATCATTGGAGGTCTGCAAGCCACTAGAGTGATCATTGGAGGCCTTAACCAAAGTCATATTAAAGAATTCAATCAAGACTTGAACTGCGGAAAATCTTTTTTCAAGCATTGGGAAGCACAGAAGGAAAAATTCTCGGTTGATATCTCAGTTGAAAGTCTAGATCTAAGAGAAGGGCATTTTCAAAATAAAGCTCATTCAAAGACTTGGTCGTCGTCatttaaaagaagaaaataagCATGTTTTCTACCTAGATCTAGAAAGGGAGAAGCTGAAGAGGAAATTAAACCAAGAAAAGGCTTCTCCGGAAGAATTCGAGAAAGTATAAGGGGAGCAGAAAAGGAAGAGATATCCAATTAGATATCTTCTGATATATTGAGGATGCTACAACAATTTGGTTTCACCTCTAGATAGTGTAAGTGGATCAGGGCTTGTGTATCCATGATTTCATACTCAATCTTATTTACTTGCGGGCCTAAGGTTACTTTCAGGGGACTAGAGAGACTAGACAAGGGGATCCTCTTTCTCCATACCGATGAATCTTGATGGCAAAATCCCTTGGTAGGTTTATTGATTAGGGAGCTGCTTCGGGACTTGACTCATGTTTCCATCCCTGCCACGTCATTTTGGGCTACCATTATTCACTGGGTGGTGCTCTAAAGCTCTTTGGGAGCTGGTGTTGAAGTGTACTAGGAAAAGCTTAGCCTAGGTCCATTTTTCTCATTTGCAGGTCAGATTTAACTACTGAGATCCTGTCTCCATAGCCTTCAAATCGACTTCCTTTCGCTGTTTTGGATTCCCCTTGGTTGTTGGAAGCTATTCAAAGATATTTTCTTATGGAGTGGCCAAGCCAATTGGATCTTGCATGCACTTAATGTGGTGGGAAGCAGTTTTCCAGTCATTAGATTTCATTCCGTTCCATCAGGTGCGCGTTCCCTTAAGAGAATATGTGAGTCTTGTGTACGATAGGATGTCCTGTGCTTGAGACGCACACGGTATACTGGTTTCTGAAAGACCTAGGCCCAAACTAACAgaatttcatcatcatcatcatggaAAAACATCCAATACTCTATCTCAAGGAGATTCTTCCCCAATTTTCGAGTCACAAACTCCTTCTTCAGTCCTGCTCTCCTCGTTCTCTTGAGATAGCATGCCAAGCGAAAAGAATCCTCAGGCAAGAATAATTGAGGGCAAGTACAACAACACAAATTGATCCCAATGACAACCCATTATCAGCCAAATGGGTCTCAGGGAACTGCAAACAACAATCCCGGAGGCCAGAATTGCATATATATTCCCCCCTTAAACTATTAAGCTTTAGGCATCTTTTGAGCATGTCAACTTCAAAAATGGCTAGTAAATAACTATTTTGTTATTGTAGAAAGCGATCTTGTTTGGGCTAGGAAAGGTTTCCTTTATCAATTCCAAAAGTGGAGGAGCCTATGTAGAAGAAGTTGTAGAAGAGCACCACCACGGTTCAGGTCCCGACACAGGGGAGCTGCAAGGATCATGAATCAAGCAAGGGAAGGGAATAATTAGACCTAAATTCGGAAGTCACCCCTGACTGAGACCTAGATGGCAACCTAACCTAGTACATCATAATTAAGAAAGGGAACACCAAGAGTCAGAACACAGGCGTCGACCTTTCCGCCAACAACACAAGTGAATAAGAGAAGATCATGTCTCCAAAGGTGGCAGTATCATCGTCTACAAGTCAAGTCACAAGATCTAGCACTCGACGCCGTGAATAAAAAAATTTGGGTGATATATGAAGGCATTGGTCCATCGGTGCCTTAGGGGCAATCATCTGCGCTAGTGTataaaaagaaattcaaaattttGACAATAGCGAGGGACAAAAAATGTTGATTCCGGTGACTTTTTCCGCTTATGATTAGTGTTCACAAGAGAAAGACGGTTCAATGTCTTACAATGTTCAAGCAACATTCTTGTCGGAAGGATTTTTTAGGAGGCCCGGACACCTACCGCTGAAGGATGGAACAACATGATGAAGAAGGCGGCGAAGGTATGGAGGAAAATCTGGGAAGAGAACAATGAGATCTCTGAAAAGGGGAGGCAAGAAAGTAGTAGAAATATTGAAGAGGAGACAACCCGCTCTTGAACTTAAGACTATGCGCGTGATTTATCTAGCAATCTTGTACTATTGTTTTGATGAACTGTCACTAAactaaaaaagaaagaagagaaagaacTGGGAGTTGGCGCCTACATAACTGGTTGCTTGCTTACCAAGCCATCCTAGCAAGCTCCTCTAATTCTATTATTATTCTTGACTTGACTTATTATTATAAAAACTACTCACTATCAAAATGAAAGACTTTCGATTATCGACCTAAGAAGATAGAGAGTCCCACATACGAGAAAAGGTCACAAATAGAGTTGAACCAAGTAACATTGCAAAGGCATAATGATAGTAGGGTCGAGATATCCCCGCCCTCTGAACCGAACGTGAAGGTCTCCCCTCATCCGGCTCTCTGCAGGGGAATCTCCACTCATTGCTTCCCTTAATATCCTCCCTGTACCACATCATGGGGGTTTACAAGAGATCCCAGAGGCTCGCTCGGAAAGGCTTCTATACCATACCTTTTGACTCAACTCTACTCTAGTAGTCACTAGACTCACTATAGTAGTCCATTTGGCTGCTCTTGCTGAAATCATTACTCTTCTTCTCCCATGCTCTAGCAATTACGCTCCCTATACCACTACCATGTAGTTAGGTAGGGATAATAAATCCGTAGTGATGAGAATCTAGGAATGAATAAGGATCCCTATCAATATAAAAATGAAGAATATATAGTTAGAGTTTTATCCCTTTCTCTCACTCAATAGATGTTTCTGGTCTGATACGGTACAATCCAATACGAGACAATGGAATTTAATGGGATGGATGGTAGAGGGTTGCATGTGCCCAAAAGCGATGATTCACTTGTCCCCTTGTCCATAGGGACCTCGTGGCATACATCCAAAATGACTCCCGTTAGATAGCCACCCCTTTCTTCTCTTTTTACAGCCTCGTGGATGGACGAAAGAAGGGAAGTTATAGAACGGGGCAGTGAAGGCTCGCGAAGTAGACAACAAGCAAAAGCTTCTCAGCCCCCTAACCTTTCCATTTTATTATTAAAGTGCTAGCGCACCCCTTTCTCTAAAGGGGTGTAAGCATTTCACTCACTAGGGGATGGGATTCATTCACTTGCACTCCTGCTAGCACTACAAAAAGCTCAGGTCTTAACGCCACTACTACTGTTGTGTAGCCTTTCCTCGGGTTCGTAGAGTTAGGTTTCTCGTTTACCCACAACGGAGGAGCCGCCCTCACCAGGCAGGCAGCCACAGGTCATGACGCACTCTTCGCACAACAATTCCACTTTGAAGTTGACTTATTCGCTCGGCCAATCGTTTGAATGTGTACCAGATACCCTAAGGGCCCAATATCTCAATAGCACCTTTGTCTAAAGCTTTGAATGAGA
The Humulus lupulus chromosome 6, drHumLupu1.1, whole genome shotgun sequence DNA segment above includes these coding regions:
- the LOC133784059 gene encoding LOW QUALITY PROTEIN: large ribosomal subunit protein uL2mz (The sequence of the model RefSeq protein was modified relative to this genomic sequence to represent the inferred CDS: deleted 1 base in 1 codon; substituted 4 bases at 4 genomic stop codons), translating into MRQIQEDRALRQFTLSTGKSAGRNSSERITVFHRGGGSKRLQRRIDLKQSTXSMGIVERIEYDPNHSSXIAPVQWIEDVQLQLCRQTKCNTIEEFAPPRKILEPTTTTIRALFSFSSLPGKVDQIKVACYSPGLMAAYVVVGLSTKMPPWLKSPFTSKCAGSKKTCANDVFFSAFSSPKAFGEIASLSFDSSFGFPRIAVARAKPAFLAPRMREKLRGKNMFSLCEVRKWRTHSILWAHRIKRKAALSXQSFRWKETLGLVGAAEHNESKPKTDQGSLPAKLIGEGPKDGACKVDRAPVVXLVASHQLEAGKMVMNFNWSKPSTRDLLRPAQNSHTY